The window GTTATTTCAACATTAGAATTTTTAAGTACTACGTTAACTTTGCTAACTCCGTCAACATCTAACAAAGCATCTTGTATAATACCTTCACAACTATTACAAACTATTCCATCCACATATAATTTAATTACTTTCATAACATATCTCCTTCATTTTTTAACATCCTTTCTGTTTGTTATATACTCAATATTACGTTATTAGCAATTAATATCTAAAATATATTAACAGCAATTTCTATGCCAAGTTTAATTTTACCTTCAATTAATTCTAGATCTTTGTAATTCTAAATTCATAAAAAATATTTTTACCTAATTGTTATTTATGTGAATTTTATATGTGCGATATGCTACACTAGATGTGTTTTTTAACGCAAACAAAAATGAGAATCATAATATTAAGATTCTCATTTTAGTTTATATTGTATTTTTCCATTCTATATATAAGAGTATGTCTTGTTACTCCTAAAAGTTTGGCTGCTTTTGTTTGATTATAGTCACATATTTTCAAAGCTTGTAGTATAAAGTTTTTTTCTACTTCTTCTAAATTTATTCCACTCGGAGGTATGTTAAATTGAAACTCTCTACTACCTTCATATAATATTTCTCTAGGTAAATCATTTTTATCAATTAATTTACCTTCACTCAAGATAACTAATCTCTCTATTATATTTTCAAGTTCTCTTATATTTCCCTTGAAGCTATAATTAGTTAAAGCATTTATTGATTCTGTACTGATCGTCATAGTATCTCTTCCCATTTCATTACAATATTTTTCTAAAAAATATTCAACTAATAATTTAATATCTTCTTTTCTCTCTCTTAACGCAGGCAGTTGTATGGGTATAACATTTAGTCTATAATACAAGTCCTCTCTAAAAGTACCTTCTTCAACCATTTTTTTTAAGTCCTTATTTGTTGCTGCAATAATTCTAACATCTATATCAATTGTCTCAGTTCCACCTACTCTTTCTATCTGTTTCTCCTGCAGTACTCTTAAGAGCTTTACTTGAACTTGTAGACTTAATTCTCCTATCTCATCTAAGAAAATAGTTCCTTTATTTGCTCTTTCAAATCTTCCTAGCTTTTTACTTATAGCTCCAGTAAAGGATCCTTTATCATGTCCAAACAACTCACTTTCAAGTAAAGTTTCAGGAAGAGCTCCGCAGTTTACTGTTATATAGGGTTTATCACTTCTATCACTACTATAATGCACAGCACTTGCTATTAATTCTTTTCCCGTTCCACTTTCTCCTGTTATTAATACAGTGGCATTAGTTTTTGAAACACGTTCTACAATTTCCATTACTCTTTTCATCTGAGAGCTATCACCTATTATTGGTTTTCCTGTAATACTTCTTAATTCTTCTTTAAAAAAATCTATTTGTTCCTTCATATCTCCGATTTCAAGTGCTTTTTTTATTTGAATTTTTAACTGATCTATATCAAATGGCTTTGAGATATAATCTAGAGCTCCAATTTTCATGGCCTCAATAGCAGATTCCATTGTGCCATGGGCTGTTATCATAATAACAGGTATTTTTGAATTTTCGTTTTTTATTTCTTTTAAAACATTCATACCATCCATTTTTGGCATTTTAAAATCTAAAAGTACAAGATCAGGTTCATGAGACTTAAACTTTTCTAGTGCTTCTAA is drawn from Tepidibacter hydrothermalis and contains these coding sequences:
- a CDS encoding sigma-54 dependent transcriptional regulator, which gives rise to MKKILIADDEQNMLWAIKRALKGKEYKIITASDGLEALEKFKSHEPDLVLLDFKMPKMDGMNVLKEIKNENSKIPVIMITAHGTMESAIEAMKIGALDYISKPFDIDQLKIQIKKALEIGDMKEQIDFFKEELRSITGKPIIGDSSQMKRVMEIVERVSKTNATVLITGESGTGKELIASAVHYSSDRSDKPYITVNCGALPETLLESELFGHDKGSFTGAISKKLGRFERANKGTIFLDEIGELSLQVQVKLLRVLQEKQIERVGGTETIDIDVRIIAATNKDLKKMVEEGTFREDLYYRLNVIPIQLPALRERKEDIKLLVEYFLEKYCNEMGRDTMTISTESINALTNYSFKGNIRELENIIERLVILSEGKLIDKNDLPREILYEGSREFQFNIPPSGINLEEVEKNFILQALKICDYNQTKAAKLLGVTRHTLIYRMEKYNIN